The Terriglobales bacterium genomic sequence AAGCTAAGACGGCGTGGACGGAAGCGGACGCCACGCTGGTGGATGAAGGAGAGCCGCTGATCGCAGAACGCTGAGAGGCCGGGCGCGTGGGGCGCCCGTGGGACACGAGGTCTATGCCAAGCGAAAATCACCGCAGCCCGGTGGATCTGAGCGGCAAGTCGGCCCTGGTGACGGGCGGGGCCCGCGGCATCGGCCGCGCCATCGTCGAAGCCCTGGCCCAGGCCGGCGCCGACGTCGCCATCCTCGACTTCCGCCTTCCCGAGGCCCAGGCCGCCGCCCGCGACATCGCCCAGGCCACTGGCCGTCAAGTCATCGCCGTGCAGGCCGACGTCATGCGCCTGGATGAGGTGCAGCAAGCAGTCGCCGAAGCCATCCAGCGCCTGGGCAAGCTCGACATCCTGGTCAACAACGCCGGCTGGGACCGCCTCATGCCCTTCCTCAAGACCACCCCCGACCTCTGGGAGCGCGTGATCGGCGTGAACTACCGCGGCGTCATCCACACCTGCTACGCCGTGCTGCCTCACATGAAGGAGCGCAAGCAGGGCAGCATCGTGAACGTCAGCTCCGACTCGGCCCGCGTGGGCTCTCTGGGCGAGGCCATCTACGCCGGCTCCAAGGCCGCC encodes the following:
- a CDS encoding SDR family NAD(P)-dependent oxidoreductase, with protein sequence MPSENHRSPVDLSGKSALVTGGARGIGRAIVEALAQAGADVAILDFRLPEAQAAARDIAQATGRQVIAVQADVMRLDEVQQAVAEAIQRLGKLDILVNNAGWDRLMPFLKTTPDLWERVIGVNYRGVIHTCYAVLPHMKERKQGSIVNVSSDSARVGSLGEAIYAGSKAAVIAFSKTLAREHARDNIRINIVCPGLAETPLLEEMQQDEFTKKILGAVVNAIPLKRLGKPEEIAPMVLFFASEAARYVTGQVVSVNGGLTMAG